In the Desulfovibrio sp. Huiquan2017 genome, TCTCCGGGTTGGAGTTAACCATGATTGACTCCACACCGAGTTCCTTCAGGGTGAAGGAGGAATGGCAGCAGCAATAGTCGAACTCGATGCCCTGGCCGATGCGATTGGGCCCGCCGCCGAGGATGACGATCTTCCGACGGTCCTCGCGGACGTTCTCCTGTCCGGTTTCGTAAGTGGAGTAATAATACGGGGTGTAGGCCTCGAACTCGGCCGCGCAGGTGTCCACAAGGTAATAGGTGGGCTCGACGCCCAGTTCCTTGCGCAAGGCGCGCACCGCATCCTCGCTGGTCCGCCACATGGCCGCCAACTGCGGGTCGGAATACCCGTATTCCTTGGCTTGCCGGAGCATGTCGGCCATGCCCTCGGCCTCCCTGGACACGCCCTCGCGCTTGCCGAACTCGATGAGCCGGTGCTCCAGATCGATGATATCCTTGAACTGACGCAGGAACCACGGATCGATTTTCGTGGCTTCGTGGACCTCCTCCTCGGTCATGCCGCACAAGAGCGCGTTGCGCAGGGCGTAGATCCGCTGGGAGTTGGGACGGCGCAGGAGCTTCAGGATCTCATTGCGATCGAAATCGCAGGTATCGAATTGCTTGCCCAGGCCGGGGTGGCCGGTTTCGAGGGAACGCAGCCCCTTTTGCAGGGCTTCCTTGAAGGTCCGGCCGATGGCCATGGTCTCGCCCACGGACTTCATGGCCGTGGTCAGATAGTCCTCGGTGCCGGGAAATTTCTCGAAGGTGAACCGGGGAATCTTGACCACGCAGTAGTCAATGGCCGGTTCGAAGGAGGCCATGGTCTCCCGGGTGATGTCGTTGGGAATCTCGTCGAGCGTATAGCCCACGGCCAGCTTGGCCGCGATCTTGGCGATGGGGAAGCCGGTCGCCTTGGAAGCGAGCGCGGATGAACGGGACACACGCGGGTTCATCTCGATGATGATCAGCTCGCCGTCTTCGGGGTTGATCGCGAACTGGACGTTGGACCCGCCGGTCTCCACGCCGATCTCGCGCATGACCGCCAGCGAAGCGTCCCGAAGGCGCTGGTATTCGTCGTCGGTCAGCGTCTGGGCCGGGGCCACGGTGACCGAGTCGCCGGTATGCACGCCCATGGGATCGAGGTTCTCGATGGAACAGATGATCACGCAGTTGTCTTTCTTGTCCCGCATGACCTCCAGTTCGTACTCCTTCCAGCCGAGGATGGAGCGTTCGAGCATGATCTCGTGCTTCATGGACAGGGCCAGGCCGTTGGCGCAGATCTGCTCCAGCTCCTCCATGTTGTAGGCCACGCCGCCACCGGAGCCGCCCAGGGTGTAGGCGGGCCGGACGATGATCGGGAACGGGATCTTCGTGCCCCATTCGCGCACGTCGTCCATGTTGTGGCAAATGCCGCTTTCGGGCATGCCCAGGCCGATGTTGCGCATGGCCGCACGAAATTCCTCACGGGATTCCGCCTTGTTGATGACCTCGATGTTCGCGCCGATCAACTCGACGTTGAACTTGTCGAGCACACCCATGTCGGCCACGGCCAGGGCCGTGTTCAGGCCGGTTTGCCCCCCCAAAGTCGGCAAAAGAGCGTCGGGACGCTCTTTTTCGATAATTCGGGCCACGGTTTCGGGTTCAAGGGGCTCGATGTAGGTGGCATCGGCCAACTCCGGGTCCGTCATGATGGAAGCCGGATTGGAGTTGACCAGGACCACCTCGTACCCTTCCTCTTTGAGCGCCTTGAGGGCCTGGGTACCGGAGTAGTCGAACTCGCAGGCCTGGCCGATGACAATGGGGCCGGACCCGATCAACATGATCTTCTTGATATCTGTGCGTTTGGGCATTCTGCTCGAAGTAGTTGAAGTTACGGCGGTATTCGGAAGAGGTGTAAACAGTCCCCTCCCCCGCCCGGCTCGGCACCGCCGCCGCCCGCCGGACAAGCAATCTTTATTATAAGGTTATCCCCCGAAACGCAACGGTTAAGTACCGCCGAGCCCGGAAGGATGCTGGGGGAAGGAGGAGAGAATACGACGCCCCGGCGCAATCACCCGATTCCCGGGCCGCATCCTCCGGGACCGGCCTCACCGCTTTCCCGGATCAAGAACATCCCAGCCTGATCGCCTGGGAACAGTCGAAAGACCGCAAATTCCCATTGACAGGGGTTGTATTGATACTTACTCTCAACCTCAACGCAAGCTTTGAGGGAAAATCCAGCGATGCAAAAGCCTTTGACAGAGTTTCCGACTGGTGCGGTAGTACGTATTTCTGGTATAGACGGAGGCAGAAATGCGCGGGCGCGAATGCTCGCCATGGGCATGACGCCCGGCTGCCCGGTGACCGTCCTGGCGGGCGGCTCCAAGGGGTGCCGTGTGCGAGTGCGCGGCTCGGACGTGGTCTTGTGCTGCGGCCTGGCCGGGAAAATCCTGGCCGTGCCCGACGAGTCCGACGAAGGTCCCCGCTGCGCCTGCTGCCCGTCCCCACGCGCCCGGGCGATCTAGCCGCCCTCCCCCGACGTCTTTCAGGCCGCCCGCCAGGGCGGCCTTTTCTTTGCCCACGCATCCCGACGCCGCGATGCGCACCGCTTCCCGGATGCGCACTAATGTGAATTATACTTGTCCGGGTCCTGAAAGCGATGCTAACCTTTGGAGCAAAAGTAAGGGAGGTTCCATGTCCGACACCATCAAGATCGGAGTCAGTGCCTGCGTGGCCGGGGAGAGAGTGCGTCACGACCGCTCCCACCGACGCAGCGCCTACCTGACTGAGACACTGGCTCGGCATGTGGAGTTCGTGCCGATCTGCCCCGAGATAGCCTGCGGCATGGGCATCCCGCGTGAACCACTGCGTCAGGTGGACTGCGCAGGCGAAATCCGGCTCATCGGCTACGAGTCCGGCCTTGACTTGACCGACAAGATGACCCGATGGGCCGATCGCGTGCTCAAAGGGCTGGACAAGGAAGGCGTCTGCGGCTTCGTCCTGCGCGTGCACTCCCCCTCCTGCGCCGAACACAAGGCCAGGATATACTCCACAAAGGGCTTGCCCCCGCGCCTGGGCCCGGGTTTCTTCACCCGCATGCTCCAGGCCCGCTACCCGCTGCTGCCCGTGGTTTCCTCGGAAGGACTGCAAAACGCCGAACTGCGCGAAAACTTCGTCCGCCGGGTCTTTACCCTGCACCGCTGGCGCGCCCTGACCGCCAAGGGGACCTCCATCGGCAACCTGGTGGACTTCCACACACGGCACAAGATGCTCATTCGCGCCCACGACCTGCGCGGCTACCGGGAGCTCGGCCACCTCCTCGGCAAGAGCTCCCTGGACCGGGCCGAAACCGTTTTTCACACCTATGGCACCCAACTCTTCAAGTCCCTGTCCCTCAAGGCCACCCCGAGCAAAAACCG is a window encoding:
- a CDS encoding DUF523 and DUF1722 domain-containing protein is translated as MSDTIKIGVSACVAGERVRHDRSHRRSAYLTETLARHVEFVPICPEIACGMGIPREPLRQVDCAGEIRLIGYESGLDLTDKMTRWADRVLKGLDKEGVCGFVLRVHSPSCAEHKARIYSTKGLPPRLGPGFFTRMLQARYPLLPVVSSEGLQNAELRENFVRRVFTLHRWRALTAKGTSIGNLVDFHTRHKMLIRAHDLRGYRELGHLLGKSSLDRAETVFHTYGTQLFKSLSLKATPSKNRDVLSHAAGFFKKNLDPEDKLELHAMITAYAKGKVPLLVPVTLLNHYARKFDRPYLTQQYYLNPEPGELKLLNHV
- a CDS encoding FeoA domain-containing protein — encoded protein: MQKPLTEFPTGAVVRISGIDGGRNARARMLAMGMTPGCPVTVLAGGSKGCRVRVRGSDVVLCCGLAGKILAVPDESDEGPRCACCPSPRARAI
- the carB gene encoding carbamoyl-phosphate synthase large subunit, giving the protein MPKRTDIKKIMLIGSGPIVIGQACEFDYSGTQALKALKEEGYEVVLVNSNPASIMTDPELADATYIEPLEPETVARIIEKERPDALLPTLGGQTGLNTALAVADMGVLDKFNVELIGANIEVINKAESREEFRAAMRNIGLGMPESGICHNMDDVREWGTKIPFPIIVRPAYTLGGSGGGVAYNMEELEQICANGLALSMKHEIMLERSILGWKEYELEVMRDKKDNCVIICSIENLDPMGVHTGDSVTVAPAQTLTDDEYQRLRDASLAVMREIGVETGGSNVQFAINPEDGELIIIEMNPRVSRSSALASKATGFPIAKIAAKLAVGYTLDEIPNDITRETMASFEPAIDYCVVKIPRFTFEKFPGTEDYLTTAMKSVGETMAIGRTFKEALQKGLRSLETGHPGLGKQFDTCDFDRNEILKLLRRPNSQRIYALRNALLCGMTEEEVHEATKIDPWFLRQFKDIIDLEHRLIEFGKREGVSREAEGMADMLRQAKEYGYSDPQLAAMWRTSEDAVRALRKELGVEPTYYLVDTCAAEFEAYTPYYYSTYETGQENVREDRRKIVILGGGPNRIGQGIEFDYCCCHSSFTLKELGVESIMVNSNPETVSTDYDTSDKLYFEPLTFEDVMNIIEFEKPDGVIVQFGGQTPLNLALRLMNAGVPLIGTSPDAIDRAEDRERFKQFLNKLNLRQPPNGTAMSMVEAREIASKLGFPLVLRPSYVLGGRGMDIVYSMDEFDHYFRHSALVSPEHPTLIDKFLENAVEVDVDALADGEDVYIGGVMEHIEEAGIHSGDSASVLPPYSLSSELVREIERQTVAMAKELCVVGLMNVQFAIKDNEVYIIEVNPRASRTVPFVSKATGVPLAKLATRIMLGEKLKDLHPWSMRKRGHISVKESVFPFNRFPNVDVLLGPEMRSTGEVMGIDPSFGLAYMKSQLAAGQKLPVSGTVFMSVNDWDKAKIVLVAKDFEAMGFKVAATGGTADFLMEKGVNVEKVHKVHEGQRPHVVDHIKNGAFDLVINTPSGKKTVGDAKMIRQNALLYDIPYTTTVSGARAVVQAICELRQTGLQVKSLQEYYG